From a region of the Burkholderia sp. PAMC 26561 genome:
- a CDS encoding carbohydrate ABC transporter permease gives MSETLSVAAAKPKRRKRMSATARQQRLAAFLFLAPACIMVAIYVIWPIISSVTLSFYNWDGMTEKTFAGFDNYIELFHAPTFYTALKNNVLWLILFLLAPPMGLAVALYLNQAVRGIRVVKSLFFAPFVLSGVVVGLMFSWFYDPTFGLLKVILGHGVPVLGDARYVTFGIIFAALWPQTAYCMILYLTGLTSLNSEQIEAARMEGAKGWTMLWHVILPQLRPTTFMAIVVTIIGALRSFDLISVMSGGGPYESSTVLAYYMYDQAIKYYRIGYSAAIAVVLFAIMMVYIVYHLRRMLRTER, from the coding sequence ATGTCTGAAACCCTCAGCGTTGCGGCGGCCAAACCGAAGCGTCGCAAGCGGATGTCGGCAACTGCGCGGCAGCAGCGGCTGGCCGCGTTCCTGTTCCTGGCGCCGGCGTGCATCATGGTCGCGATCTACGTGATCTGGCCGATCATTTCCAGTGTCACACTCAGTTTCTACAACTGGGACGGGATGACGGAGAAGACCTTCGCGGGCTTCGATAACTACATCGAATTGTTCCATGCTCCGACGTTCTATACGGCGCTCAAGAACAATGTGCTGTGGCTGATCCTGTTCCTGCTCGCGCCGCCGATGGGTCTTGCCGTCGCGTTGTATCTGAACCAGGCGGTGCGCGGCATTCGCGTGGTGAAGTCGCTGTTTTTCGCGCCGTTCGTGTTGTCGGGCGTTGTGGTCGGCCTGATGTTCAGCTGGTTCTACGACCCGACCTTCGGCTTGCTGAAGGTCATTCTCGGGCACGGTGTGCCCGTACTCGGCGACGCACGATACGTCACCTTCGGCATCATCTTCGCGGCGCTCTGGCCGCAGACCGCGTATTGCATGATCCTGTACCTGACCGGCCTCACATCGCTCAACTCCGAGCAGATCGAGGCGGCGCGCATGGAAGGCGCGAAGGGCTGGACCATGTTGTGGCACGTGATCCTGCCGCAACTCCGGCCGACCACGTTCATGGCGATCGTGGTAACGATCATCGGCGCGTTGCGCAGTTTCGATCTGATCTCCGTCATGAGCGGCGGTGGTCCGTACGAGAGCTCGACCGTGCTCGCCTATTACATGTACGACCAGGCGATCAAGTATTACCGCATTGGTTATTCGGCCGCGATTGCCGTCGTGCTGTTCGCCATCATGATGGTGTACATCGTTTATCACTTGCGCAGAATGCTGCGGACCGAACGTTAA
- a CDS encoding ABC transporter substrate-binding protein encodes MRNGLTGVALAVALATASIAQAGTLTVNIAFKGASQRTVWQQTFDAFKKAHPDIDVKVSFVDEEAYKVQLPGWLSTVAPDIVNWHNGERMAYYAKRGLFEDLTPDWKKNNWDAMYASTKESSTYNGKQYSAPTVYYSWGMFYRKDLFQKAGIAAEPKTWPEFLDACKKLQAAGIAPVAVAGRDAWTLAGWFDYLDLRINGNAFHQKLMAGDVPYTDPRVKKVYTTWKELIDNKVFIDNSLSYDLDAVQPFLFQGKAAMMLMGTFITAGFPQNIKPQMGYFQFPIIDSNVPTAEDGPVESLHIPSKAKNKADAHTFLAFVETPEISAQLAKGLGSLPANSKAPEPDDPISKIGFQILSQTKGGIAQFYDRDMTKEMADEGMKGMQQFVSDPTKLDAILAQLEATRKRIYKK; translated from the coding sequence ATGCGCAACGGATTGACCGGCGTCGCTCTGGCCGTTGCGCTGGCTACAGCGAGCATTGCGCAAGCAGGAACGCTCACCGTGAACATCGCGTTCAAGGGGGCAAGCCAGCGCACGGTCTGGCAACAGACCTTCGATGCCTTCAAGAAGGCGCATCCGGATATCGACGTGAAGGTGTCCTTCGTCGATGAAGAAGCGTACAAGGTCCAGCTTCCCGGCTGGCTCTCGACTGTCGCGCCGGATATCGTGAACTGGCACAACGGCGAACGCATGGCGTATTACGCGAAGCGCGGGCTGTTTGAAGACCTGACGCCGGACTGGAAGAAGAACAACTGGGACGCCATGTATGCGTCGACGAAAGAATCGTCCACGTATAACGGCAAGCAGTACTCTGCGCCGACCGTGTACTACTCGTGGGGCATGTTCTACAGGAAGGACTTGTTCCAGAAGGCCGGCATCGCAGCCGAGCCGAAAACCTGGCCCGAATTCCTCGACGCCTGCAAGAAACTCCAGGCCGCGGGCATTGCGCCGGTCGCGGTCGCCGGCCGCGATGCATGGACGCTTGCAGGCTGGTTCGATTACCTCGACTTGCGCATCAACGGCAACGCGTTCCATCAGAAGCTGATGGCAGGCGACGTGCCTTATACCGACCCGCGCGTGAAGAAGGTCTATACCACATGGAAGGAGCTGATCGACAACAAGGTCTTTATCGACAACTCGCTCTCTTACGATCTCGACGCCGTGCAGCCGTTCCTGTTCCAGGGCAAGGCCGCGATGATGCTGATGGGCACGTTCATCACCGCCGGCTTCCCGCAGAACATCAAGCCGCAGATGGGCTACTTCCAGTTCCCGATCATCGACAGCAATGTGCCGACCGCCGAAGATGGTCCGGTGGAGTCGCTGCACATTCCGTCGAAGGCGAAGAACAAGGCGGACGCCCATACGTTCCTGGCTTTCGTGGAGACACCCGAGATCAGCGCGCAGCTCGCAAAGGGTCTTGGCTCCCTGCCGGCGAACAGCAAGGCGCCGGAACCGGACGATCCCATTTCGAAGATCGGCTTCCAGATCTTGTCGCAGACGAAGGGCGGTATCGCGCAATTCTATGACCGCGACATGACCAAGGAAATGGCCGATGAAGGCATGAAGGGCATGCAGCAGTTCGTCTCCGATCCGACGAAACTCGATGCAATCCTGGCGCAGCTCGAAGCCACGCGTAAGCGCATTTACAAGAAGTGA
- a CDS encoding beta-galactosidase, whose translation MRLGVCYYPEHWSVSMWKDDAARMKALGIDRVRIAEFAWSRIEPSPGEYQWDWLDQAIDTLADAGLKVVMCTPTATPPKWLIDRHPDILPIGADGRPRAFGSRRHYDFSSPSYFEASQKICTAVAKRYGKHPAVAFWQTDNEYGCHNTVVSYSPAALQRFRAWLKQRYATIDALNTAWGTVFWSMEYRNFDEIDLPVATVTEAHPSHRLDFRRFSSDEVVRFNRMQTDIIRAHSPERPVAHNFMQLFTEFDHYKVAADLDIATWDSYPLGALEEQWFDPSIKAKWLRTGHPDFASFNHDVYRGMSKLPFWVMEQQPGPVNWAHWNPAPLPGMVKLWSWEAFAHGAGCVSYFRWRQAPFAQEQMHAGLNTPDNQLDLGGEEASLVAKEIDRVVTEDGELPVAAKVALVWDYEAKWLFEIHPQGVDFHYPRFAFEYYSALRSLGLDVDIVPADAPLDKYKLIVVPPLPVVPDDFAARLAASGAQVVLGPRTGSKTQNLTIPDALPPGAELAQLIPMRVWRVESMRPNVTEKVGQRGESRHWRDLIEAGEGVQIESNFADGHPAILRHGSIRYLASLFDDALTQSIFQDAAKAAGLDAEPLPEGIRISRRGPLMYLFNYNSTAHRITDAASFIVGQEEVEPQGVAIYKANNTHQ comes from the coding sequence ATGCGTCTTGGAGTCTGTTATTACCCGGAACACTGGTCCGTATCGATGTGGAAAGACGATGCGGCGCGCATGAAGGCGCTGGGCATCGACCGTGTCCGGATCGCCGAATTCGCGTGGAGCCGGATCGAACCGTCGCCGGGTGAATATCAATGGGACTGGCTTGATCAGGCGATCGATACGCTCGCCGATGCAGGCCTGAAAGTCGTCATGTGCACGCCGACCGCAACGCCGCCGAAGTGGCTGATCGACCGTCATCCGGACATCTTGCCCATAGGCGCCGATGGCCGTCCGCGTGCATTCGGCTCGCGCCGTCATTACGATTTTTCGTCGCCTTCGTACTTCGAGGCATCGCAGAAAATCTGCACGGCGGTTGCCAAGCGATACGGCAAGCATCCAGCCGTCGCGTTCTGGCAAACGGATAACGAGTACGGCTGCCACAACACGGTGGTCAGTTATTCGCCGGCTGCACTGCAGCGCTTCCGGGCGTGGCTCAAGCAACGCTACGCAACCATCGACGCGCTCAACACCGCGTGGGGCACGGTCTTCTGGAGCATGGAATACCGCAACTTCGACGAGATCGATCTGCCGGTCGCGACCGTGACGGAAGCGCATCCGTCTCACCGGCTGGATTTCCGCCGCTTCTCCTCCGATGAAGTCGTGCGTTTCAACCGCATGCAAACCGACATCATCCGTGCGCATTCGCCGGAGCGTCCGGTCGCGCACAATTTCATGCAGCTCTTCACGGAATTCGATCACTACAAGGTGGCCGCGGACCTGGACATCGCGACGTGGGACAGCTATCCGCTGGGTGCGCTCGAAGAGCAGTGGTTCGACCCGTCGATCAAGGCAAAGTGGCTGCGTACCGGGCATCCGGATTTCGCATCGTTCAATCACGATGTGTATCGCGGGATGTCGAAGCTGCCGTTCTGGGTGATGGAGCAACAGCCCGGACCGGTGAACTGGGCGCACTGGAATCCGGCGCCGCTGCCGGGCATGGTGAAGCTGTGGAGCTGGGAAGCGTTCGCGCATGGCGCGGGATGCGTTTCGTATTTCCGCTGGCGTCAGGCGCCGTTCGCACAGGAACAAATGCATGCGGGTTTGAATACGCCCGATAACCAGCTGGATCTGGGTGGCGAGGAAGCGTCGCTGGTCGCGAAGGAAATAGATCGTGTCGTGACAGAAGACGGCGAGCTGCCCGTCGCTGCGAAAGTTGCACTGGTCTGGGACTATGAAGCGAAGTGGCTGTTCGAGATTCATCCGCAAGGCGTCGATTTCCACTATCCGCGATTCGCGTTCGAGTACTACAGCGCGTTGCGAAGCCTGGGACTGGACGTCGATATCGTGCCGGCCGACGCGCCCCTGGACAAGTACAAGCTGATCGTGGTGCCGCCGCTGCCGGTCGTGCCTGACGACTTTGCCGCGAGGCTTGCCGCAAGCGGTGCGCAAGTCGTGCTGGGACCACGCACGGGATCGAAGACGCAGAATCTCACCATTCCCGATGCGTTGCCGCCCGGCGCAGAACTCGCCCAGTTGATTCCAATGCGCGTCTGGCGCGTTGAATCGATGCGTCCCAACGTGACCGAGAAGGTCGGGCAACGCGGCGAAAGCCGTCACTGGCGTGACCTGATTGAAGCGGGCGAAGGCGTGCAGATCGAGAGCAACTTCGCCGATGGTCATCCCGCGATCCTGCGTCATGGATCGATCCGTTACCTTGCGAGTCTCTTCGACGACGCCCTGACGCAATCGATCTTCCAGGATGCGGCGAAAGCAGCGGGACTCGATGCAGAACCGCTGCCCGAAGGCATTCGCATTAGCCGGCGCGGGCCGCTTATGTATCTCTTCAATTACAACTCAACGGCTCACAGAATCACTGATGCAGCCAGCTTCATAGTCGGGCAGGAGGAAGTAGAACCGCAAGGCGTCGCGATTTACAAAGCAAACAACACTCATCAATGA
- a CDS encoding ABC transporter ATP-binding protein produces MASISLRSVQKAYGDHAPVIRDVDLEIGAHEFCVFLGPSGCGKSTLLRMIAGLEDITDGDLYIDGKLVNEVPAAQRGVAMVFQSYALFPHMTVYQNMAFGLTLAKTPKDVIDKKVREAARVLQLDALLERRPKELSGGQRQRVAIGRAIVRSPSVFLFDEPLSNLDATLRGQTRVEIARLHKQFDKASVVYVTHDQIEAMTLADKIVLLHAGADTAKYGSIAQVGAPLELYHRPKSRFVAGFIGSPRMNFLPARVVSGNAESVLIALDGTSEQLEVQANGDALTPGQTITLGIRPEHLEPIASNASKQQITRTVSLVEQLGEHSYLHLEQAGGVVLIAKAPGDRTPKQGDNVAFKVPAACCHLFTEDGFAVTSAVIPHFA; encoded by the coding sequence ATGGCGAGCATCTCTTTACGGTCAGTTCAGAAAGCGTACGGCGACCACGCGCCGGTGATCCGCGATGTGGATCTGGAAATCGGCGCGCATGAGTTCTGCGTGTTCCTGGGTCCTTCGGGATGCGGGAAATCGACGCTGCTGCGCATGATCGCCGGTCTCGAGGACATCACGGACGGCGATCTTTATATCGATGGAAAACTGGTCAACGAGGTGCCTGCCGCGCAACGCGGCGTAGCGATGGTGTTCCAGAGCTACGCGCTCTTTCCGCACATGACGGTCTACCAGAACATGGCGTTCGGGTTGACGCTCGCGAAGACGCCGAAAGACGTCATCGACAAGAAGGTGAGGGAAGCTGCTCGCGTACTGCAACTCGACGCCTTGCTCGAAAGACGGCCCAAAGAGTTATCGGGCGGACAACGTCAGCGCGTGGCGATCGGCCGCGCGATCGTGCGCAGCCCGAGCGTGTTTCTCTTCGACGAACCCCTTTCCAATCTCGACGCCACGCTGCGCGGACAAACGCGCGTGGAGATCGCGCGGCTGCATAAACAGTTCGATAAAGCCAGCGTCGTCTACGTGACGCACGATCAGATCGAAGCCATGACGCTGGCCGACAAGATCGTGTTGCTGCACGCCGGCGCCGATACCGCGAAGTACGGCAGCATCGCGCAAGTGGGGGCGCCGCTCGAGTTGTATCACCGGCCGAAGAGCCGCTTCGTGGCTGGGTTTATTGGCTCGCCGCGAATGAATTTCCTGCCCGCGCGCGTGGTCTCGGGCAATGCGGAAAGCGTGTTGATCGCGCTCGACGGCACCAGCGAACAACTCGAAGTCCAGGCAAACGGCGATGCGTTGACGCCGGGCCAGACCATCACGCTCGGCATTCGTCCGGAGCATCTTGAACCGATCGCAAGCAACGCGTCAAAACAGCAGATCACGCGCACGGTGTCGCTCGTCGAACAGCTTGGCGAGCACAGCTATCTCCATCTGGAGCAAGCCGGCGGCGTGGTTCTGATTGCCAAGGCGCCAGGCGACAGGACGCCGAAACAAGGCGATAACGTCGCGTTCAAAGTGCCGGCCGCCTGCTGTCATCTTTTCACCGAGGACGGCTTCGCCGTCACGTCGGCCGTCATTCCCCACTTTGCGTAG
- a CDS encoding LacI family DNA-binding transcriptional regulator, whose protein sequence is MTTLAEVAARAGVTPATVSNVLRKRGKVGEATRQRVLDAVDALGYRPHLTARALAEGSAPTLALMVSSIANPFYPEFALAAERAARKNGRFLIVCNTNEDPVIARAYLDQIAGTLSEGVLVMNAKLDFEDLEKTLARGTPIVLCMWERPDVSPGVPCVAVDFFAAGTLAAQHLLDLGHTRIGAIVASQRDGVQAARYEGFCHTLHEAGVAHLEEDVRFTRDEVQHGYDAACDLLSAQPDLTALFATNDLPALGAMHAAADRGMRIPQDLSVIGITDIQLARESRPGLSTIAVPTDAAAAMAVELLEALIESGGRDQDAPMRVAPQPVLVQRASTGPVRR, encoded by the coding sequence ATGACCACTTTGGCCGAAGTTGCCGCGCGCGCAGGCGTCACGCCCGCTACCGTATCGAACGTACTGCGCAAGCGCGGCAAGGTCGGCGAGGCGACGCGGCAACGTGTGCTCGATGCAGTGGATGCATTGGGGTATCGGCCGCATCTGACTGCGCGCGCACTTGCCGAAGGCAGCGCGCCGACGCTCGCGCTGATGGTGTCGAGCATCGCGAATCCGTTTTATCCGGAATTCGCGCTCGCCGCCGAACGCGCGGCGCGCAAGAACGGCCGCTTTCTGATTGTGTGCAACACCAACGAAGATCCGGTGATTGCGCGTGCGTATCTCGATCAGATTGCGGGGACGTTGTCGGAAGGCGTGCTGGTGATGAACGCGAAACTCGACTTCGAGGACCTCGAGAAGACCCTCGCGCGCGGCACGCCGATTGTATTGTGCATGTGGGAACGGCCGGATGTATCGCCGGGAGTGCCTTGTGTCGCTGTCGATTTTTTTGCGGCCGGAACGCTCGCCGCGCAACACTTGCTGGACCTGGGGCACACACGCATAGGCGCGATCGTCGCAAGCCAGCGTGACGGTGTGCAGGCCGCGCGCTACGAAGGGTTTTGCCACACGTTGCACGAGGCCGGCGTTGCGCACTTGGAAGAGGACGTGCGTTTTACGCGCGATGAAGTGCAACATGGCTACGATGCCGCTTGCGATTTGCTGAGCGCACAGCCGGACCTCACCGCCCTCTTCGCGACCAACGACCTGCCCGCGCTCGGTGCGATGCACGCCGCCGCCGATCGCGGCATGCGGATTCCGCAGGACCTGTCGGTGATCGGCATCACCGATATTCAGCTCGCACGGGAATCGCGGCCGGGTTTGTCGACCATAGCCGTTCCCACCGATGCCGCCGCCGCAATGGCCGTCGAATTGCTCGAAGCGCTGATAGAAAGCGGCGGCCGCGACCAGGACGCGCCGATGCGCGTTGCGCCCCAACCTGTGCTGGTGCAACGCGCATCGACGGGACCCGTACGCAGGTAG
- a CDS encoding dihydrolipoyl dehydrogenase family protein, with product MSTVEKFEYVFLGGGKGGKTLAMELAKSGKRVAVVEEGMIGGSCINIACIPSKALIQSARIMHAVQSADILQGGAHDNKVDMAKVHRYVRDVVDGMVDINAKAFAASGFDLILGTGRFVAPRRIQVAMNDGNERVVEGEHVFINTGTYAAVPDVPGLRDANPMTHVEALALDALPEHLIVIGGGYIGLEMAQAFRRLGSRVTVLQEAPRVAMREDADVTDAIESAFAKEGIDVRVSVKALRVSGRSGDSVTVDLADGSSLNGSHILVATGRVPRTANIGLEVAGVELDTRGFIRVDERLATSAPNTWAIGEVAGTPMFTHASFDDYRVLKSQLAGGTLTTRDREIPYALFIEPELARVGLNESDAQRQGIAVRVAKLPMAGIPRARTTGDTQGFMKAVVAADSDRILGFTMFGSNAGEVVAVVQMAMLGKLPYTALRDAILAHPTIAEGLNLLFAKVPERA from the coding sequence ATGTCTACAGTCGAAAAGTTCGAATACGTATTCCTGGGCGGCGGAAAAGGCGGCAAGACGCTCGCCATGGAACTCGCCAAATCCGGCAAGCGCGTTGCCGTGGTGGAGGAAGGCATGATCGGCGGGTCGTGTATCAACATTGCGTGTATCCCGAGTAAAGCGCTGATTCAAAGCGCACGGATCATGCATGCCGTTCAATCTGCCGACATCCTGCAAGGCGGCGCGCATGACAACAAGGTCGATATGGCGAAGGTGCATCGGTATGTGCGTGACGTTGTGGACGGCATGGTCGATATCAATGCGAAAGCGTTCGCTGCGTCAGGCTTCGATCTGATTCTCGGTACAGGACGTTTCGTGGCGCCCCGCCGCATTCAGGTCGCCATGAACGATGGCAACGAACGTGTGGTGGAAGGCGAACATGTGTTCATCAACACGGGTACATATGCAGCGGTTCCCGACGTCCCCGGTCTGCGCGATGCCAATCCGATGACCCACGTGGAAGCGCTCGCGCTCGACGCCTTGCCGGAACATCTGATCGTGATCGGCGGCGGTTATATCGGGCTGGAAATGGCGCAGGCGTTTCGCCGGCTTGGCAGCAGGGTGACGGTCTTGCAAGAGGCGCCGCGCGTTGCAATGCGCGAGGATGCCGACGTAACCGATGCAATCGAATCCGCGTTCGCGAAAGAAGGAATCGATGTCCGCGTCTCGGTGAAGGCGCTGCGTGTAAGTGGTCGTTCGGGCGATTCGGTGACGGTGGACCTCGCCGATGGTTCGAGCCTCAACGGTTCGCATATCCTCGTAGCGACGGGACGTGTGCCGCGCACGGCGAACATCGGTCTGGAGGTCGCGGGCGTCGAACTCGATACACGCGGCTTCATCAGGGTCGACGAGCGCCTTGCTACCTCCGCGCCGAACACCTGGGCGATCGGCGAAGTGGCCGGCACGCCGATGTTCACGCACGCATCGTTCGATGACTACCGCGTACTGAAGTCACAACTTGCAGGCGGCACGCTGACCACGCGCGATCGCGAAATTCCGTACGCGTTGTTCATTGAACCGGAACTGGCGCGCGTGGGCTTGAATGAAAGTGATGCGCAACGCCAGGGGATCGCGGTGCGCGTCGCCAAATTGCCGATGGCCGGCATCCCGCGCGCCCGCACGACGGGCGACACGCAGGGCTTCATGAAAGCTGTCGTAGCGGCGGATTCGGACCGCATCCTGGGCTTCACAATGTTCGGTTCGAACGCAGGCGAAGTCGTAGCCGTGGTGCAAATGGCGATGCTCGGCAAGCTTCCGTACACCGCGTTGAGGGACGCGATCCTCGCGCATCCGACTATCGCAGAAGGGCTGAATCTGTTGTTCGCGAAGGTTCCGGAACGGGCGTAA
- a CDS encoding AraC family transcriptional regulator, translating to MSSRLESLLARLMALKHALVRSLRHPFLPGNYMEALDRLIQLSRLQGALDLRCLLSGEWTLDHPPAPPSEAVYHVVLAGSCLLKFRGQADVRLETGDIVMLPRGDAHVLQGEESSDQSVPREMESHYNGAVTVRTNCGPNAASLDLLCGKFNYAANALLIDVLPDIVKMSFERDDVPDLTRMVGMMRRESSEAGPGAHSIISAFSTALFTMLLRAHLAQQPSKADVLALLAHPRLGSSVIAMLERPAEKWTIEMLAQQSAMSRATYARAFGALTEDSPMSLLTRIRMQLAGMLLTRTAKSIAEIADDVGYQSESAFSKKFKDTYGVGPGAYRQARAGG from the coding sequence ATGTCGAGTCGGCTCGAATCACTGCTCGCGCGTCTCATGGCGCTGAAACACGCGCTGGTAAGATCGCTACGCCATCCCTTTCTACCTGGTAATTACATGGAAGCGCTCGACCGGCTGATCCAGTTATCCCGCCTGCAAGGCGCGCTCGATCTGCGCTGCCTCCTGAGCGGCGAGTGGACACTCGACCATCCGCCAGCGCCGCCGAGCGAGGCCGTGTATCACGTCGTGCTTGCCGGAAGCTGTCTGCTCAAGTTTCGCGGACAGGCGGATGTAAGGCTGGAAACCGGCGATATCGTGATGTTGCCGCGCGGCGATGCGCATGTGCTGCAGGGCGAGGAATCGTCGGATCAAAGCGTGCCACGCGAGATGGAGAGTCACTACAACGGCGCGGTGACCGTGCGCACGAACTGCGGGCCGAATGCGGCTAGTCTCGATCTGCTATGCGGGAAATTCAACTACGCGGCGAATGCGTTGCTGATCGATGTGCTGCCTGACATCGTGAAAATGTCGTTCGAGCGCGATGACGTTCCCGACCTCACGCGCATGGTCGGCATGATGCGGCGCGAGTCGAGCGAGGCGGGGCCGGGGGCGCACTCGATCATATCGGCGTTTTCCACTGCGCTTTTCACGATGCTGCTGCGCGCGCATCTGGCGCAACAGCCGTCGAAAGCGGACGTCCTCGCGCTGCTTGCGCATCCGCGTCTTGGATCATCGGTCATTGCGATGCTGGAGCGGCCTGCAGAGAAGTGGACGATCGAAATGCTGGCACAGCAATCGGCGATGTCACGCGCGACTTACGCGCGAGCGTTCGGTGCGTTGACCGAAGACTCGCCGATGAGCTTGCTCACACGCATCCGCATGCAGCTCGCGGGAATGTTGTTGACGCGAACGGCGAAGAGCATCGCGGAGATAGCCGACGACGTGGGGTATCAATCCGAATCGGCGTTCAGCAAGAAGTTCAAGGATACGTATGGTGTGGGCCCGGGCGCATACCGGCAAGCGCGAGCGGGTGGCTAG
- a CDS encoding DOPA 4,5-dioxygenase family protein → MNTPTVSPVVSWHAHVYFNASTRDAAWQLREEIASRLGDILQLGRFHEKPVGPHPQWSYQLAFEPGQFAVIVEWLTLNHGSLDVFIHPNTGNALRDHRDAAVWIGHSHELVLGSLM, encoded by the coding sequence ATGAACACGCCCACCGTTTCTCCCGTCGTATCGTGGCATGCCCACGTCTACTTCAACGCTTCGACCCGCGACGCCGCCTGGCAACTTCGCGAGGAAATCGCTAGCCGCTTGGGCGACATCCTTCAACTCGGACGCTTTCACGAGAAACCTGTCGGTCCACATCCGCAATGGTCGTATCAGCTCGCGTTCGAGCCCGGCCAGTTCGCCGTTATCGTGGAATGGCTCACGCTGAATCACGGTTCACTCGATGTCTTCATCCATCCCAATACCGGCAACGCACTTCGTGATCATCGCGATGCCGCCGTCTGGATCGGACACTCGCACGAACTGGTGCTCGGCAGCCTGATGTAA
- a CDS encoding CoA-acylating methylmalonate-semialdehyde dehydrogenase gives MQSFSDRADVGHFIQGRRVPGTGTRTQPIFNPATGAEARTLHLGDVADVDAAVASAKKAFAGWSETPPIRRARVMLRFLELMNKHRDDLAAIITAEHGKVFSDAQGEVSRGIDVIEFACGIPQLLKGDFTEQVSTGIDNWTTRQALGVVAGITPFNFPCMVPCWMFPVAIAAGNCFILKPSERDPSASLFMAGLLKEAGLPDGVFSVVQGDKVVVDALLVHPDVKAISFVGSTPIANYIYQTGAQHGKRVQALGGAKNHMVVMPDADLDQAIDALVGAGYGSAGERCMAISVAVLVGDVADKLIPRLAERARSLIVKNGMEADAEMGPIVTRQALERIEGYIALGVEEGASLVVDGRGFKVPGHEEGFFTGGTLFDNVTPEMRIYKEEIFGPVLACVRVKDFTEAVDLINAHEFGNGVACYTRDGHVAREFGRRIEVGMVGINVPIPVPMAWHGFGGWKRSLFGDMHAYGEEGVRFYTRQKSIMQRWPESTEKGAEFAMPTSK, from the coding sequence ATGCAAAGCTTCAGCGATCGCGCGGACGTCGGCCATTTCATCCAGGGCCGTCGTGTACCCGGCACGGGAACGCGCACCCAGCCGATCTTCAACCCGGCGACGGGCGCCGAAGCGCGCACGCTGCACCTGGGTGATGTTGCGGATGTCGACGCAGCCGTCGCGAGCGCGAAGAAAGCGTTTGCCGGCTGGAGCGAAACCCCGCCGATTCGCCGTGCACGCGTGATGCTGCGTTTCCTCGAGTTGATGAACAAGCATCGCGACGATCTTGCCGCGATCATCACGGCCGAACACGGCAAGGTTTTCAGCGACGCGCAGGGTGAGGTGTCGCGCGGTATCGATGTGATCGAGTTTGCTTGCGGTATTCCCCAACTCCTGAAGGGCGATTTCACGGAGCAGGTGTCGACAGGTATCGATAACTGGACCACGCGTCAGGCGCTGGGCGTCGTTGCCGGAATCACGCCGTTCAACTTCCCTTGCATGGTGCCGTGCTGGATGTTCCCGGTCGCGATTGCAGCGGGCAATTGCTTCATCTTGAAGCCGAGCGAACGCGATCCGTCGGCATCGTTATTCATGGCGGGGTTGTTAAAGGAAGCCGGTTTGCCCGATGGCGTGTTCAGCGTCGTGCAGGGTGACAAGGTCGTGGTCGATGCGCTGCTCGTGCATCCCGATGTGAAGGCCATCAGCTTCGTGGGTTCCACGCCGATTGCGAACTACATCTATCAGACCGGTGCGCAGCACGGCAAGCGCGTGCAGGCGCTGGGCGGCGCGAAGAATCACATGGTCGTGATGCCGGATGCCGATCTGGATCAGGCTATCGATGCACTGGTCGGCGCGGGTTATGGATCAGCCGGCGAGCGTTGCATGGCGATTTCGGTTGCGGTGCTCGTGGGCGATGTCGCTGACAAGTTGATTCCGCGGCTTGCCGAGCGGGCGCGTTCGCTGATCGTGAAGAACGGCATGGAAGCCGATGCCGAGATGGGCCCGATCGTGACCCGTCAGGCGCTGGAACGCATTGAAGGGTATATCGCGCTGGGTGTGGAGGAGGGCGCTTCACTGGTCGTCGACGGACGTGGTTTCAAGGTGCCGGGGCACGAGGAAGGCTTCTTTACCGGCGGCACGCTGTTCGATAACGTGACACCCGAGATGCGCATCTATAAGGAAGAGATTTTTGGTCCGGTGCTGGCCTGCGTGCGGGTCAAGGACTTTACCGAAGCTGTCGATCTGATCAACGCCCACGAGTTTGGGAATGGCGTGGCCTGCTATACACGTGATGGCCACGTTGCACGTGAGTTCGGTCGGCGTATTGAAGTCGGGATGGTCGGGATCAACGTGCCTATTCCTGTGCCGATGGCCTGGCACGGGTTTGGTGGCTGGAAGCGCAGCCTTTTCGGCGATATGCACGCTTACGGCGAGGAAGGGGTGCGGTTCTACACGCGGCAGAAATCGATCATGCAACGGTGGCCGGAGAGCACCGAGAAGGGCGCCGAGTTTGCGATGCCTACGAGTAAGTAA